Proteins encoded within one genomic window of Flavobacterium oreochromis:
- the purE gene encoding 5-(carboxyamino)imidazole ribonucleotide mutase, whose amino-acid sequence MKVAIVMGSISDMPVMQDAINILAEFGIETEVDIVSAHRTPEKLFDFSNNAHKRDVAVIIAGAGGAAHLPGMVASMSPLPVIGVPVKSSNSIDGWDSVLSILQMPGGVPVATVALNGAKNAGILAAQIIGSQNQSILNKIITYKEGLKQAVLTAAENLKK is encoded by the coding sequence ATGAAAGTAGCCATCGTAATGGGCAGTATTTCAGACATGCCAGTCATGCAGGATGCCATAAATATATTAGCAGAATTTGGAATAGAAACCGAAGTCGATATCGTATCTGCACACCGTACCCCTGAGAAATTATTTGATTTTAGCAACAATGCACACAAAAGAGATGTAGCAGTGATTATAGCCGGTGCAGGTGGAGCCGCACATTTACCAGGTATGGTAGCCTCAATGAGTCCGTTACCCGTAATAGGTGTACCAGTAAAATCAAGTAATTCGATAGACGGATGGGATTCAGTATTGTCGATTTTACAAATGCCTGGTGGTGTACCTGTAGCAACAGTAGCTTTAAATGGGGCCAAAAATGCAGGAATTTTGGCAGCGCAAATCATAGGATCACAAAATCAATCCATATTGAATAAAATAATAACCTATAAGGAAGGCTTAAAACAAGCTGTACTAACTGCAGCAGAAAATCTAAAAAAATAG